The Rhizoctonia solani chromosome 4, complete sequence genome contains a region encoding:
- a CDS encoding Fungal specific transcription factor domain, with protein MPRAQPQSDSSSGQLPQLLKRNQVRPTFCPSESKADYPTIFRHVINVGNGNCDAQKPCSTCVRSHRFASSSNPALLQIEPECTYDDPASGSSPAKPRTKYKVLEDKISQLESLLKQQLLKEGEPSPPMPLASESTSSDAFIGNLGEHELFDTGDILDPYDPTSMDRFAAPGTNQTTSSPSDSSMSSRQLIISGWSKRFPKPDLLHHLIDVFFNCYPHAHYIIHRPTFMLSLTLSPKSPEFPHVSLLHAICAYAGVFSYLIEPPPGSDLDKTYPDFIFGDRRRPELREESFAEMHARWAKETSEQALAMGFNLFEITQAQVILADFYQCQGRSVELWSTIGNVLRCAVPLGLHTSPGFRGDGTKRDPARLSENPDTLLPDPINCTEREVRVNLFWVAYSNERFHDTPCSWAMSLDDQDIHQVLPGSLSNFEEGRDIQGPRQFLQSTDALLQHFAEVTDGFSLYIKAFKPSGAILISKARWFNLRVRHKNPDVADVRALPEFHQLEQLIGSFKKSFPRHYTTPIVQFSRGLDTHHLFNELRYHQTSSDMHGMSVSPPRRRTVHVGNLQSCWGRAASILIRFYKVEIGRGHQGEALAIDLEIQSVKYVLNQLGTRLPIALKNNKVLEFELQTNYAHMAYSVSQKGLPSDHGDLHISPGNSAWLESRSSGSQGEVTPFTSSSSPLPSLFTDTSTSSLSVLVNVPPVSFESISTNELDTLGQAFGGPF; from the exons ATGCCTCGCGCACAACCACAGAGCGATTCATCGAGCGGGCAGCTACCGCAACTGCTAAAGCGAAACCAAGTTCGTCCTACGTTTTGCCCGAGCGAGTCAAAGGCTGATTATCCCACCATATTCAGGCATGTCATCAATGTAGGAAACGGAAACTG TGACGCCCAAAAACCTTGCTCGACATGCGTGAGGTCTCATCGATTCGCATCTTCTAGTAACCCGGCATTGCTACAGATAGAGCCTGAATGCACATATGACGACCCCGCTTCGGGATCGTCTCCAGCTAAACCTCGTACCAAGTACAAGGTACTCGAAGATAAAATAA GCCAGTTGGAAAGCTTGTTAAAGCAGCAGCTATTGAAGGAAGGAGAGCCTTCGCCACCAATGCCCCTCGCATCCGAATCGACTTCCTCAGACGCTTTTATTGGAAACCTCGGTGAACACGAGCTGTTTGATACAGGAGATATCTTGGATCCATATGACCCAACATCTATGGATCGGTTCGCGGCCCCGGGTACAAACCAAACCACCAGTTCGCCATCTGACAGCTCTATGAGTTCGAGGCAGTTGATTATATCCGGTTGGTCGAAACGATTTCCCAAACCTGACCTTCTGCACCATCTTATCGATGTATTCTTCAACTGCTATCCCCATGCGCATTATATTATTCATCGTCCAACTTTCATGCTCTCCTTGACATTATCGCCCAAGTCGCCTGAATTCCCCCATGTATCACTCCTCCATGCCATCTGCGCTTATGCAGGCGTATTTTCCTATCTTATCGAGCCGCCTCCTGGCAGCGATCTCGACAAGACTTATCCTGATTTTATTTTTGGGGATCGCAGGCGGCCCGAATTAAGGGAGGAGTCTTTTGCAGAAATGCATGCGAGGTGGGCAAAGGAGACCTCAGAACAGGCCTTGGCGATGGGCTTCAACCTTTTTGAAATTACGCAAG CCCAGGTGATTCTGGCCGATTTCTATCAATGTCAAGGTCGCTCGGTAGAATTATGGTCGACCATAGGCAATGTCTTAAGGTGCGCCGTACCTCTGGGCTTACATACCAGCCCGGGGTTTCGTGGAGACGGAACGAAGCGCGATCCGGCCCGTTTGTCA GAAAACCCCGATACTCTCCTTCCCGACCCAATCAACTGCACAGAGCGTGAAGTACGAGTAAACCTGTTTTGGGTAGCGTATTCGAATGAGCGATTCCACGACACCCCTTGCTCTTGGG CTATGTCCCTCGATGATCAAGATATTCATCAAGTTTTGCCCGGCAGTTTGTCTAATTTTGAGGAGGGA CGTGATATTCAAGGGCCAAGGCAATTCTTACAATCGACAGATGCACTTCTCCAACACTTCGCGGAAGTAACTGATGGCTTCTCCTTGTACATCAAAG CGTTCAAACCTTCAGGAGCAATTCTCATTTCGAAA GCGAGATGGTTTAACTTGAGGGTACGACACAAGAATCCTGATGTGGCTGACGTTCGGGCGCTTCCCGAGTTTCATCAATTAGAGCAATTAATTGGTTCGTTCAA GAAATCATTTCCTCGGCATTACACTACCCCAATCGTTCAGTTCTCGAGGGGACTGGATACCCAT CATTTGTTCAACGAGTTACGATATCACCAGACTTCCTCCGAT ATGCATGGTATGAGTGTATCTCCACCCAGGAGGCGAACCGTTCACGTTGGTAATCTACAGAGCTGTTGGGGCCGGGCGGCATCCATCCTG ATTCGATTCTACAAGGTTGAAATCGGCAGGGGACATCAAGGAGAGGCTTTGGCTATCGACCTCGAAATTCAGTCTGTTAA GTATGTCCTCAACCAGTTGGGGACACGACTCCCTATTGCATTAAAGAACAACAAGGTGCTAGAATTTGAGCTACAG ACCAACTACGCACACATGGCCTACAGCGTCTCACAGAAAGGCCTTCCCTCTGACCATGGAGATTTGCATATTTCCCCAGGAAACAGCGCGTGGCTAGAATCACGTTCAAGTGGCTCCCAGGGTGAAGTGACGCCTTTTACTAGCAGCTCAAGCCCACTACCGAGCCTATTTACGGACACTTCTACTTCGTCCTTGAGCGTTCTCGTGAATGTCCCGCCGGTGTCCTTCGAGTCTATATCTACCAACGAACTTGACACATTAGGCCAAGCATTTGGTGGGCCCTTCTAG
- a CDS encoding 3-ketoacyl-CoA-thiolase, peroxisomal protein: MLRARHIALRTRLPSATRVSIRSIMSFSSPNEVVIVSAARTPVGSFQGALKSLTAPQLGAVAVKAALERAQVKPELVDEVYFGNVISAGVGQSPARQVVLGAGLPERTDATTINKVCASGLKAITIAAQNVQLGHANIVVAGGMESMSNTPYYHPRVNPPFGHVQAKDSLLVDGLWDAYNDVHMGNCAENTAKKHGISREDQDAHAIESYKRAAKAWESGAFQAEIAPVTVTDRKGTTVIKEDEEYKNVKFDKIPTLKPVFQKENGTVTAANASNLNDGASAVVLTSAAKAAELGLKPLARIVSFADAAIAPIDFPIAPTVALPIALERAGLKAEDIAQFELNEAFSVVVRAAEKIMNIDPAKINPLGGAVALGHAIGNSGCRIVVTLAHSLKPGEYGAAGICNGGGAASAIVIQKL; this comes from the exons ATGCTTCGTGCTAGACATATTGCTCTCCGCACTCGTCTCCCCTCTGCCACTCGCGTCTCCATCCGATCTATCATG TCTTTTTCGTCGCCGAATGAAGTTGTGATCGTCTCGGCCGCTCGTACACCTGTCGGTTCATTCCAGGGTGCACTAAAATCGTTGACTGCACCACAGCTTGGTGCTGTGGCCGTGAAAGCCGCGCTCGAACGCGCACAGGTCAAGCCAGAACTTGTCGATGAAGTCTACTTTGGCAATGTCATCTCTGCAGGTGTCGGCCAGAGTCCTGCCCGTCAAGTCGTCCTTGGAGCTGGCCTTCCCGAGCGCACTGACGCGACAACTATTAATAAAGTCTGCGCGTCAGGTCTCAAGGCCATCACCATTGCTGCTCAGAACGTTCAACTTGGACACGCAAACATAGTCGTTGCCGGTGGAATGGAGTCCATGAGCAATACCCC GTACTACCACCCTCGCGTCAATCCTCCTTTCGGTCATGTCCAGGCCAAAGATTCACTCTTGGTTGACGGTCTTTGGGACGCATACAACGATGTTCACATGGGTAACTGCGCTGAGAACACTGCGAAGAAGCACGGTATCTCTCGTGAAGATCAAGACGCCCATGCGATCGAGTCCTACAAGCGCGCCGCTAAGGCTTGGGAATCTGGCGCGTTCCAGGCCGAGATCGCTCCCGTCACTGTTACTGACCGAAAGGGTACCACTGTTATTAAGGAGGACGAGGAGTACAAGAACGTCAAGTTTGACAAGATTCCTACTCTCAAGCCTGTCTTCCAAAAAGAGAACGGAACTGTGACCGCCGCCAATGCTTCCAACTTGAACGACGGTGCCAGCGCCGTCGTCCTCACATCTGCCGCCAAGGCCGCTGAGTTGGGCCTCAAGCCTTTGGCGCGCATTGTCT CCTTTGCCGATGCAGCAATTGCCCCCATCGATTTCCCAATCGCACCCACGGTCGCTCTCCCTATCGCACTTGAGCGCGCTGGGCTCAAGGCTGAGGACATCGCCCAATTTGAATTGAACGAGGCGTTCAGCGTTGTTGTTCGCGCTGCGGAGAAGATAATGAACATCGACCCCGCAAAGATTAACCCTCTTGG AGGAGCGGTCGCGCTTGGCCATGCTATTGGCAACAGCGGATGCCGAATTGTTGTTACGCTGGCTCACTCTTTGAAGCCCGGCGAGTACGGTGCTGCAGGCATTTGCAACGGA GGTGGAGCGGCATCCGCCATTGTTATCCAAAAGCTCTAG
- a CDS encoding glycoside hydrolase family 43 protein: MRPLASLLSVAIAIAACVTAAPIQERQNAYSAYMFAYFTGEGYSNGETISFAVSNGNDALHWTEVNRGNPYLTSTLGTKGVRDPSIIRAHDGSKFWLLATDLKMYGSGDWNAAVRTGSRSIVIWESTDLKNWGTPRLVQVSPATAGNTWAPEAIWDPSQNKYVVFWASSLYAASDTAHTGSSYHRILRATTTDFKTFSAPEVYIDKGWAVIDTTFAYDSSTATYYRFSKDERANSSSAPNGKFVFQEKGSSISGSFSLIKEGVGKGSVSRGEGPTVFKSNTESNKWYMFIDEFGGRGYVPFETTNIASGAWTLSTGYSLPSRPRHGSVIPITEAERQRLLITASLALAGAVKEKRATYSAYMFAYFTGEGYSNGETISFAVSNGNSPLNWTEVHGGTPYLTSTVGTRGVRDPSIIRSQDGSKFWLLATDLKIYGNGNWNAAVRTGSRSIVIWESTNLKDWGSPRLVEVSPPTAGNTWAPEAIWDPQQSAYIVFWASSLYAANDTSHTGTSYHRILRSTTTDFKSFTPAQVYIDYGWSVIDTTMVRDTTTGTYYRFNKDERSPSSNTPDSKFIAQEKSSSVTGTWSGVVAGIGKGVLTRGEGPTVFKSNTEANKWHMFIDEYGGRGYVPFETTNIAAGTWAVSTNYALPSRPRHGSVIPITEAERQVLLGL; the protein is encoded by the exons ATGCGCCCTCTAGCCTCCCTTTTGTCCGTAGCCATAGCTATCGCAGCTTGCGTGACAGCCGCACCAATCCAGGAGAGACAGAATGCCTATTCAGCCTATATGTTTGCCTAT TTTACTGGTGAAGGGTACTCTAACGGAGAAACAATATCTTTTGCTGTGAGCAATGGGAACGACGCACTACACTGGACGGAGGTCAATCGAGGCAATCCTTATCTTACCTCCACCCTTGGAACTAAAGGGGTGCGCGATCCGTCCATCATTCGCGCTCATGATGGATCAAAATTCTGGCTGCTGGCAACA GACTTGAAGATGTATGGTAGTGGCGATTGGAACGCTGCAGTACGCACCGGTAGCCGATCCATTGTAATCTGGGAGTCCACCGACCTCAAGAACTGGGGAACTCCCCG ACTTGTTCAAGTGTCACCAGCTACTGCAGGAAACAC CTGGGCTCCGGAGGCTATTTGGGATCCATCTCAGAATAAATATGTTGTGTTCTGGGCCAGTTCGCTGTATGCCGCAAGCGATACCGCACACACTGGATCATCATATCACCGCATACTTCGCGCAACGACAACAGACTTCAAGACTTTCTCTGCACCGGAGGTATACATTGATAAAGGTTGGGCGGTTATAGATACCACTTTTGCCTACGACTCGTCGACAGCAACATACTACCGATTCAGCAAAGACGAGAGGGCCAACAGTTCATCTGCTCCTAACGGAAAGTTCGTTTTCCAGGAAAAAGGCTCAAGCATCTCCGGTTCGTTCTCATTGATCAAGGAGGGTGTCGGTAAAGGTTCTGTCTCCCGAGGAGAAGGCCCAACGGTCTTCAAATCCAATACTGAGTCCAATAAG tggtatatgtttatTGACGAGTTTGGCG GCCGTGGTTATGTACCTTTCGAGACAACAAATATTGCTTCAGGCGCGTGGACGTTATCCACCGGATATTCACTCCCAAGCCGACCACGCCATGGATCGGTTATCCCTAT CACGGAGGCTGAACGACAAAGGCTGCTCA TAACCGCGAGCCTTGCTTTGGCTGGAGCCGTCAAAGAAAAGCGTGCAACATATTCTGCTTACATGTTTGCATAT TTCACCGGAGAGGGCTACTCAAACGGAGAAACCATCTCGTTCGCCGTTAGTAATGGCAACAGTCCTCTCAACTGGACGGAGGTGCATGGTGGCACGCCTTATCTTACTTCCACCGTTGGGACTAGGGGTGTGCGTGATCCATCCATCATTAGATCTCAGGATGGTTCCAAGTTTTGGCTGCTTGCAACC GATCTGAAAATATATGGAAACGGTAATTGGAATGCGGCTGTAAGAACAGGAAGTCGTTCTATCGTAATTTGGGAGTCTACAAACCTGAAGGACTGGGGATCACCGAG ACTAGTTGAAGTGTCGCCTCCGACCGCGGGAAACAC GTGGGCACCGGAGGCTATATGGGACCCACAACAAAGCGCATACATAGTCTTTTGGGCGAGCTCCCTGTATGCAGCCAATGATACCTCTCACACTGGGACCTCATATCACCGTATACTGAGATCCACTACTACCGACTTCAAGAGCTTCACGCCGGCACAAGTGTACATCGATTACGGTTGGTCAGTCATCGATACAACCATGGTACGGGACACTACTACTGGAACGTACTATCGTTTCAACAAAGACGAGCGCTCCCCAAGTAGCAATACACCTGATTCAAAATTTATTGCGCAAGAAAAAAGCAGTAGTGTGACAGGAACCTGGTCAGGAGTCGTCGCGGGAATAGGGAAGGGTGTGCTGACACGCGGAGAAGGCCCAACCGTTTTCAAGTCAAACACAGAGGCCAATAAG TGGCATATGTTCATCGATGAATATGGAG GTCGAGGGTATGTACCATTTGAGACCACGAACATTGCTGCCGGCACATGGGCCGTCTCAACCAATTATGCCCTCCCGAGTCGGCCTCGCCATGGTTCAGTTATACCAAT CACTGAGGCCGAAAGGCAGGTTTTGCTCGGTCTGTGA
- a CDS encoding ribosomal S3Ae family encodes MAVGKNKRLSKGKKGIKKKVVDPFSRKDWYDIKAPSMFDTRNVGKTLVNRSQGLKNANDSLKGRIIEVSLGDLNKDEDQSFRKIKLRVDEVQNRDCLTNFHGMDFTSDKLRSLVRKWQTLIEAHVDVKTTDGYLLRLFAIGFTKRRPTQVRKTTYAQTAQVREIRRKMFEIMTKEATSCDLKELVQKFVPEAIGREIEKACRGIYPLQNVYVRKAKILKAPKFDISKLLELHGGGSDETGARVAKDFKEPEILESV; translated from the exons ATGGCCGTTGGAAAA AACAAGCGTTTGTCGAAAGGCAAGAAGGGTATCAAGAAAAAGGTCGTTGACCCCTTCTCCCGAAAAG ACTGGTATGATATCAAGGCTCCTTCTATGTTCGACACCAGGAACGTTGGAAAGACTTTGGTCAACAGGTCCCAGGGTCTTA AGAACGCCAACGACTCCCTCAAGGGCCGTATCATCGAGGTCTCCCTCGGTGACCTCAACAAGGATGAGGACCAATCCTTCCGTAAGATCAAGTTACGGGTTGACGAGGTCCAGAACCGTGACTGCCTGACCAACTTCCACGGCATGGATTTCACCTCTGACAAGCTCCGCTCCCTCGTCCGCAAGTGGCAAACCCTCATCGAGGCCCACGTCGACGTCAAGACGACTGATGGCTACCTTCTCCGTCTCTTTGCTATCGGTTTCACCAAGAGGAGACCTACCCAGGTCCGCAAAACCACTTATGCCCAGACTGCTCAGGTCCGGGAGATTCGCCGAAAGATGTTCGAGATCATGACCAAGGAGGCGACCAGCTGTGACTTGAAGGAGCTCGTCCAGAAGTTCGTTCCTGAGGCTATTGGACGTGAGATCGAGAAGGCTTGCCGCGGTATCTATCCTCTCCAGAACGTGTACGTCCGAAAGGCCAAGATCCTCAAGGCGCCCAAGTTCGATATCTCCAAACTTCTCGAGCTTCACGGTGGAGGAAGCGAT GAGACTGGCGCGAGGGTGGCGAAGGACTTCAAGGAGCCGGAGATCCTGGAATCCGTTTGA
- a CDS encoding C2 domain-containing protein produces MSFNQETRRTKAVKRGGQHPEWDEEVRFSIYEDAEDELARTAGDKTPPPKERFRNIKGGKSMRVSCYADDPREPDLIGETQVDLTEALTKGEVDEWFTLQNKDKYAGEVYLEMTFWSNAKPPAKKKASRPSTSTTNPQYGGPGSFIPSGSSSAAAQPPAANSNNEIPAFLRPNRETSPTASVPDSLKPSSSALGQPDLYISPYSSQNSIASQGSLPSALEPAGPPYDEFGRSGPNFNHRRDSFPPTRFDQPPSIYGNPPNGSALQPAYQRPAYDSFSTSTLVQSMSSMHIGQLPAPSFPPPTPAPSFAPSQYGYGAPQDSAPPFPQGPGYPGLGYGLPSATPAPPNGGFQPGFVPPNQGNRLASLGFTAPPPIPTPMPFNVPPPATPFQQPPNPSLTPFPQQHPYPPQQYPPNPASAPPTQNGAPLGQFIPFSTHSAPPGQGGYPPQQAPQSASPPRAGLPPVPQHQSTLPPPPQQQPYQPHQQPYSTQPPPPPSLQTQNPGASRPLPTPQQGPGSGANSFGSAPGSFPLPTQNQSSAPSLFGSGPASYPPPPNTNGQQWQPPAHVRNNSFPPPPPSLPGPPPPLPSQQQPQLTASPVQQTQSPPPNLFQAPPPPPNPSFQSYQNNAESQLPPPPSAYQQPPPHPQQQRQSVPVGGIFRALRPQPSILAHHQSLLRWLRHSIMAGSKPL; encoded by the exons ATGTCCTTCAACCAAGAGACCCGAAGAACCAAGGCAGTTAAACGCGGAGGACAGCATCCTGAATGGGACGAAGAGGTCCGGTTTTCAATCTATGAAGATGCTGAAGATGAGCTTGCGAGGACTGCCGGGGACAAGACTCCGCCGCCCAAGGAGCGCTTCCGAAATATTAAGGGCGGTAAATCGATGCGTGTCTCATGCTATGCGGACGATCCACGAGAGCCAGATTTAATTGGAGAAACTCAAGTGGACCTGACGGAGGCGCTAACTAAGGGAGAAGTTGATG AATGGTTTACTCTCCAGAACAAGGACAAATATGCAGGAGAAGTATATCTGGAGATGACTTTTTGGTCCAATGCGAAGCCTCCCGCAAAGAAGAAGGCATCTCGTCCAAGCACAAGCACGACAAACCCACAATATGGTGGTCCGGGTTCCTTTATACCATCTGGCTCTTCCAGCGCGGCTGCTCAGCCCCCTGCTGCCAACTCTAACAATGAGATACCCGCGTTTCTTCGTCCCAATCGCGAAACCTCGCCAACAGCAAGTGTACCGGACTCCCTTAAACCTTCAAGTAGCGCCCTAGGACAGCCCGACTTGTATATTTCTCCATACAGTTCCCAGAACTCTATTGCCTCTCAGGGTTCCCTGCCGTCTGCGCTCGAACCAGCCGGTCCTCCGTACGATGAATTTGGGAGATCAGGTCCGAACTTCAATCACCGACGCGATAGCTTTCCA CCCACGCGCTTTGATCAACCACCAAGCATCTATGGAAATCCTCCCAACGGATCCGCGCTGCAGCCAGCGTACCAACGACCTGCTTATGATTCTTTCTCTACTTCGACTTTGGTTCAGTCCATGTCAAGCATGCATATTGGACAGCTTCCTGCTCCCTCGTTCCCTCCGCCTACTCCTGCCCCAAGCTTTGCTCCCAGCCAATACGGTTATGGAGCTCCTCAGGATAGCGCACCTCCTTTTCCACAAGGCCCTGGCTATCCAGGTCTCGGATACGGTCTTCCTAGTGCCACGCCTGCCCCGCCAAATGGAGGGTTTCAACCTGGATTTGTGCCGCCCAACCAGGGCAATAGGTTGGCATCCTTAGGCTTCACCGCACCTCCCCCTATCCCAACACCCATGCCATTTAATGTACCACCTCCTGCGACTCCGTTCCAGCAGCCCCCTAACCCGTCTCTCACCCCTTTCCCTCAACAACACCCTTATCCTCCCCAGCAGTACCCACCAAATCCTGCATCAGCACCTCCAACACAGAATGGTGCTCCACTAGGCCAATTTATCCCGTTTTCGACTCATTCCGCTCCTCCGGGACAAGGTGGGTATCCCCCGCAACAGGCCCCTCAATCAGCATCTCCGCCTCGGGCGGGGCTTCCGCCTGTCCCTCAACATCAATCGACTCTCCCCCCACCACCGCAACAACAACCTTATCAACCCCACCAACAGCCGTATTCCACGCAACCACCCCCTCCACCGTCGTTGCAGACACAAAACCCTGGCGCTTCTCGGCCATTGCCTACTCCCCAACAAGGTCCAGGTTCAGGAGCAAACTCATTTGGATCGGCTCCGGGATCCTTCCCACTGCCTACTCAGAATCAATCCTCGGCTCCGAGTTTATTCGGCTCTGGACCTGCATCATACCCTCCTCCGCCCAACACAAATGGGCAACAATGGCAACCTCCCGCGCATGTGCGCAACAACTCATTCCCACCTCCTCCGCCTTCGTTGCCTGGCCCTCCTCCGCCATTGCCTTCGCAGCAACAGCCTCAGCTGACGGCCAGTCCTGTTCAGCAGACTCAGTCTCCACCACCAAACCTCTTCCAGGCACCGCCTCCGCCTCCTAACCCGTCCTTCCAATCGTACCAAAACAACGCGGAGAGCCAGTTACCACCCCCACCGTCTGCCTATCAG CAACCACCGCCTCATCCTCAACAACAGCGTCAATCTGTTCCAGTAGGAGGAATATTCCGGGCCCTTCGACCACAACCATCTATCCTGGCCCACCACCAAAGCCTCCTCAGATGGTTGCGCCACAGCATAATGGCTGGCAGTAAACCTCTCTGA
- a CDS encoding indigoidine synthase A family protein: MYFKSILATGILLASGQIAFSASLLPVRDDDQCRRAQLHGCTGSDFTGNCEDTDLGYTGICYRTSGIFRDGLVSVRSEYPTGTVLFTNQDCTGDPLWVDTEGQSNIKETQYQSYVGIFIPEYS, from the exons ATGTACTTCAAGTCTATTCTCGCGACCGGAATCCTTCTTGCTTCCGGACAAATCGCCTTTTCTGCAAGTTTGCTTCCCGTACGAGACGATGATCAGTGTCGTCGTGCTCAGCTTCATGGCTGCACCG GGAGCGATTTCACCGGAAATTGCGAGGACACAGACCT AGGATATACAGGAATCTGCTACAGAACAAGTGGTATATTCCGCGACGGTTTAGTCTCAGTGCGGTCTGAGTACCCCACTGGAACAGTGCTGTTTACTA ATCAAGACTGCACCGGAGATCCATTGTGGGTAGACACTGAGGGGCAATCCAACATTAAGGAAACGCAA TATCAATCCTACGTTGGTATCTTCATTCCAGAGTATTCATGA
- a CDS encoding indigoidine synthase A family protein, producing MRNPGGFLDYSESRHVNLGPANHRRNLRAKLPTLIFLLLPITENSELALLYLLLAIMYFLGHGVSRIARSSISVSNARTLATSNSGLSSLLTIHPEVEDALAHGRPVVALESTVITHGLAYPQNLKTAISCEENVRMNGAVPATIALLEGKLHVGLERKQLEVIADVESLKNAGKAPVKLSRRDIAPAMSLGRNGGTTIAGTTVIAHLAGIKVFATGGLGGVHRGGESSWDVSADLTELGRTPIAVIASGAKSILDIGRTLEVLETQGVTVASYDNSGDWPAFFTPRSGYKAPWAFDNPKDAARSIYFAEKLGVQSGTIFGVPIPKEFESVGLEIQAAVDKAVLESEANGIAQSGRDATPWLLSRVRELTKGLSIPSNVALLENNARIGARIAVEYAKLKADGVGETASSYQPALANTPIIKTPAQNAKSPLVVIGAAAMDITAQPSVSSISGTHSTSPGVVHMSPGGVARNVAEAAHRVLQVLLPASKFDSERPLLISPVGQDAFATALTYETESRGMRSDGLLRFSSPSVRTSVCNMFLDAKGDLQMGVADFNSITGIEGGLNKVLERLEAAAPKIVAIDGNESSSTISSIIEKAKVLGSMTFYEPTSTTKCTRIIPAISNMLAKGYQSPYITGSFPNIIELRAMWELARSEDGPINSSYWWQVIDGFGSDLHRILAAQIKGDMTFLVNDGIVQMATQLVPFIKHLIVKCGVALIAHITDTESAMNWVSEGSQSQKQQIVSRGSDGSVLVVRYFPAHSLSQDSLHNVTGAGK from the exons ATGCGCAATCCAGGAGGTTTCCTCGATTATTCAGAGTCACGACATGTTAATTTGGGACCGGCAAACCATCGCCGAAATCTACGAGCTAAACTCCCTACGCTCATCTTCTTGCTCCTCCCAATCACAGAGAATAGCGAACTTGCTCTATTGTACCTACTCTTGGCCATAATGTATTTCTTAGGCCATGGGGTTTCGCGCATTGCTCGCTCTTCGATATCAGTTTCAAATGCTAGGACTCTGGCTACTTCTAATTCAGGACTATCAAGTCTTTTGACTATTCATCCTGAAGTAGAAGATGCATTGGCACACGGTCGCCCGGTTGTAGCGTTGGAAAGCACAGTCATTACACATG GTCTGGCTTATCCACAGAACCTCAAAACTGCAATCTCGTGCGAGGAGAATGTGCGGATGAATGGAGCAGTTCCCGCTACGATTGCGTTACTCGAGGGAAAACTTCATGTTGGGCTAGAACGCAAGCAGCTGGAGGTAATAGCTGATGTAGAGAGTCTCAAGAATGCAGGCAAAGCACCTGTCAAACTCTCTAGGCGGGACATTGCACCAGCGATGAGTCTTGGTCGAAATGGAGGAACAACGATAGCAGGTACTACAGTGATTGCTCATCTGGCTGGAATCAAG GTCTTTGCTACGGGCGGACTTGGCGGTGTTCATCGGGGCGGAGAGTCAT CTTGGGATGTTTCTGCAG ACTTAACCGAGCTTGGTCGCACGCCTATTGCGGTAATTGCTTCTGGCGCAAAGTCCATACTCGATATCGGAAGAACGTTGGAAGTTCTA GAAACCCAAGGGGTTACAGTAGCTTCATATGATAACAGTGGTGATTGGCCTGCCTTTTTCACTCCACGCAGCGGATACAAA GCGCCATGGGCATTCGACAACCCCAAAGATGCTGCTAGGAGTATCT ATTTTGCAGAGAAACTCGGAGTTCAATCGGGTACAATATTTGGAGTCCCCATTCCCAAAGAATTTGAGTCGGTTGGACTCGAGATTCAAGCAGCGGTAGACAAAGCAGTACTCGAATCCGAAGCGAATGGGATCGCGCAATCTGGCCGCGATGCAACCCCTTGGTTGCTTAGCCGCGTTAGAGAACTTACCAAAGGACTTTCTATTCCAAGCA ATGTCGCTTTGCTCGAAAACAATGCGCGGATTG GAGCTCGCATAGCAGTCGAGTATGCAAAACTCAAGGCTGACGGAGTAGGGGAAACAGCTTCTTCT TATCAACCAGCACTTGCCAATACACCAATTATCAAAACGCCGGCTCAGAACGCAAAATCACCATTGGTAGTAATCGGAGCGGCTGCTATGGACATCACAGCACAGCCGAGTGTCTCTTCTATATCTGGTACTCATTCAACATCACCCGGAGTAGTGCACATGTCGCCTGGAGGCGTTGCACGAAATGTTGCCGAAGCTGCTCACCGAGTTTTACAAGTACTTTTGCCTGCATCAAAATTCGACTCAGAGAGACCCTTGTTGATATCTCCGGTTGGGCAAGATGCATTTGCAACTGCTTTAACTTATGAGACGGAGTCTCGAGGAATGAGGTCCGATGGCCTCTTAAGGTTCTCGTCTCCTTCAGTACGGACTTCAGTGTGCAACATGTTCTTGGATGCCAAAGGTGACCTCCAGATGGGCGTTGCTGACTTTAATAGCATAACGGGCATTGAAGGCGGGCTGAACAAG GTTTTGGAAAGATTAGAGGCAGCTGCTCCCAAAATAGTTGCGATCGATGGTAATGAGAGCTCGAGCACCATTTCTTCTATCATCGAAAAGGCAAAAGTGTTGGGATCTATGA CTTTTTATGAG CCAACCTCAACAACTAAATGCACTCGAATTATTCCCGCAATCTCGAACATGCTAGCCAAGGGGTATCAAAGCCCTTACATAACTGGATCGTTCCCAAATATTATCGAACTCCGAGCGATGTGGGAACTTGCAAGATCGGAGGATGGGCCGATCAACTCTTCATACTGGTGGCAGGTCATTGATGGGTTCGGTTCGGACTTGCATCGCATCTTGGCTGCCCAGATCAAGGGAGACATGACCTTCTTAGTAAACGATGGGATTGTTCAAATGGCGACTCAGCTCGTACCGTTTATTAAGCACTTGATCGTCAAATGTG GAGTGGCACTaattgcgcatataaccgACACAGAAAGTGCTATGAACTGGGTTTCGGAGGGTTCTCAGTCACAAAAGCAACAGATAGTTTCCCGTGGCTCAGACGGCTCGGTGCTTGTTGTTCGATACTTCCCCGCACATTCACTGAGCCAAGATAGTCTGCATAACGTCACCGGCGCAGGCAAGTAG